From the genome of Denticeps clupeoides chromosome 4, fDenClu1.1, whole genome shotgun sequence, one region includes:
- the psmb5 gene encoding proteasome subunit beta type-5 translates to MSRGERLCALKMALSSVLRGESAEFYNNQPFAFGCGSGPSSVGYGSTAGDSLSFQVKSAFGPEEDDGSEKKIEFLHGTTTLAFKFQHGVIVAVDSRATAGSYIASQTVKKVIEINPYLLGTMAGGAADCSFWERLLARQCRIYELRNKERISVAAASKLLANMVYQYKGMGLSMGTMVCGWDKRGPGLYYVDSEGNRVCGDLFAVGSGSMYAYGVMDSGLRHDLTVEEACDLGRRAIYHATYRDAYSGGQVNLYRVHSEGWERVSEDNVLLLHERFGGQ, encoded by the exons ATGAGCCGCGGAGAACGGCTTTGTGCATTAAAGATGGCGCTATCGAGTGTGTTGCGGGGTGAGTCTGCGGAATTTTACAACAACCAGCCTTTCGCCTTTGGCTGTGGTTCGGGTCCGAGCTCGGTGGGCTACGGCAGCACCGCCGGGGACAGCCTCAGTTTCCAGGTCAAGTCCGCCTTCGGGCCAGAGGAAGACGATGGTTCTGAAAAGAAGATCGAGTTCCTCCACGGAACCACCACGCTAGCGTTCAAG TTCCAGCACGGCGTCATTGTGGCGGTGGATTCCCGGGCGACGGCAGGTTCTTACATCGCCTCCCAGACGGTGAAGAAAGTGATCGAGATCAACCCGTACCTGCTGGGCACCATGGCTGGTGGCGCGGCCGACTGCAGCTTCTGGGAGCGCCTGCTCGCCAGGCAGTGCCGCATCTATGAGCTGCGCAACAAGGAGCGCATCTCCGTGGCCGCCGCGTCCAAACTGCTGGCCAACATGGTGTACCAGTATAAAGGGATGGGCCTCAGCATGGGCACTATGGTGTGTGGCTGGGACAAGAGAGGGCCAG GACTGTACTACGTGGACTCGGAGGGGAACCGCGTCTGCGGCGACCTGTTCGCCGTGGGCTCGGGCTCCATGTACGCCTACGGCGTGATGGACAGCGGCCTCCGCCACGACCTGACCGTGGAGGAAGCCTGCGACCTGGGCCGCCGGGCGATCTACCACGCCACCTACCGCGACGCCTACAGCGGCGGCCAGGTCAACCTGTACCGCGTCCACAGCGAGGGGTGGGAGAGGGTCTCCGAGGAcaacgtgctgctgctgcacgaGCGCTTCGGGGGACAGTAG